The Lycium ferocissimum isolate CSIRO_LF1 chromosome 1, AGI_CSIRO_Lferr_CH_V1, whole genome shotgun sequence genome includes a region encoding these proteins:
- the LOC132030313 gene encoding 2-alkenal reductase (NADP(+)-dependent)-like: MAGEGVIEVKNKQALFKDYVRGFPEESDMYISTEKTISLKVPEGSKGVVAKNLYLSCDPYMRNLMNKSDIDGFAASYSPGSPIIGFGVAKVIDSRDPNLKKGDLVWGKTGWEEYSVIQEPSALFKIENTDVPLSYYTGILGMTGVTAYGGFYEVCKPKKGEKVFVSAASGAVGQLVGQFAKSTGCYVVGCAGSRDKVDLLKNKFGYDDAFNYKEEHDLDAALNRYFPQGIDIYFESVGGKMLDAVLPNMRNFGRIAVCGMISQYNLVEKPEGVQNMMEIIYKRVRIEGFLYIDYFPRYSEFLEIVLPLIREGKIDYIEDVVEGLENGPAALVGLFSGRNVGKQVIKVANE, translated from the exons ATGGCAGGTGAGGGAGTAATAGAGGTTAAGAACAAGCAGGCATTATTTAAAGATTATGTGAGAGGTTTCCCTGAAGAATCAGATATGTATATAAGTACAGAAAAAACAATAAGTTTGAAAGTCCCAGAAGGATCAAAGGGAGTTGTTGCGAAGAATCTATACTTGTCTTGTGATCCTTACATGCGTAATCTCATGAACAAATCTGATATTGATGGCTTTGCAGCTTCTTACTCCCCCGGTTCT CCAATAATAGGATTTGGAGTAGCTAAAGTGATTGACTCAAGGGATCCAAACTTGAAGAAGGGTGACTTAGTATGGGGAAAAACTGGATGGGAAGAATACAGTGTCATACAAGAACCTTCTGCTCTTTTCAAGATTGAAAATACTGATGTACCCCTTTCATACTATACAGGAATCCTTG GGATGACTGGTGTTACGGCTTATGGTGGATTTTATGAAGTTTGTAAaccaaagaaaggagagaaagtATTTGTATCAGCAGCATCTGGTGCTGTTGGTCAGCTCGTTGGCCAATTTGCTAAATCTACGGGTTGCTATGTTGTTGGTTGTGCTGGCAGTAGAGACAAA GTTGATCTATTGAAGAACAAGTTTGGATATGATGATGCTTTCAATTACAAAGAAGAGCATGATCTTGATGCTGCATTGAACCG ATACTTTCCTCAAGGGATTGATATCTACTTTGAGAGCGTGGGAGGAAAGATGCTGGATGCAGTGCTCCCAAACATGAGAAACTTTGGTCGAATTGCAGTGTGTGGGATGATTTCCCAATACAATCTGGTGGAGAAACCTGAAGGGGTCCAAAATATGATGGAAATTATCTACAAGCGTGTCCGAATTGAAGGATTTCTTTACATCGACTATTTCCCTCGATACTCAGAGTTTTTAGAAATTGTATTGCCTCTTATCAGAGAAGGAAAGATTGATTACATTGAAGACGTAGTTGAAGGCCTCGAAAATGGCCCTGCTGCGCTAGTGGGACTTTTTAGTGGTCGCAATGTTGGAAAACAGGTGATTAAAGTCGCTAATGAGTGA